From Penicillium psychrofluorescens genome assembly, chromosome: 1, one genomic window encodes:
- a CDS encoding uncharacterized protein (ID:PFLUO_000567-T1.cds;~source:funannotate), producing the protein MVAVKIASWNTSFVSVLALLASEAIASDPFPDCTTGPLSKLAVCDPSKDVLTRANSLVAAMTLEEKINNTQYQSPGVPRLGLPAYNWWSEGLHGVANSPGVHFEASGPFSYATSFPSPIGLGATFDDDLVKQIATVISTEGRAFGNTGHSGFDFWTPNINPFKDPRWGRGQETPGEDAFHVARYVYALIDGLQNGIGPAHPKVVATCKHFAAYDLEDWGNVTRHTFDAIVSTQDLSEYYLPSFRSCARDAKVDAVMCSYNAVNGVPSCADSYLLQTILRDHWNWEATGHWVTSDCGAIDDIYQSHNYTATGAQAAAVALNAGTDLDCGSVYPDYLNSSLAQSLTTIRALDQATLRRYSSLVKLGYFDPVKDQLYGSLGWSDVGTPAAQELAQRAAVEGMVLLKNTNTLPLAANKTLALIGPYANATSQLQGNYQGTAEYIRSMIWGAKHAGYKVKFVPGTAINTTDTSGFDAAVSAAKQADIVIYAGGLDNTIEAEGHDRMTINWPGNQLDLVQSLAQVGKPLVVVQFGGGQLDDSTLLSNDGVGALLWAGYPSQAGGAAVFDILTGHEAPAGRLPVTQYPAKYVDEVAMTDMSLRPGSDSVGRTYRWYEDAVLPFGYGLHYTNFHISWQKSKRGPYNTDSLAAHASQKAPVDTAHFDTFTLAVTNTGKVVSDYVALVFLTTDNAGPTPYPIRTLVGYQRAKQIKPGETRKVDIDVTLGSVARTADNGDLVVYPGSYTLQVDVGGKYPTSGFQIVGKEKVMDQFPQPAT; encoded by the coding sequence ATGGTCGCTGTTAAGATCGCCTCATGGAACACCTCATTTGTGTCTGTTCTGGCACTCCTTGCTAGCGAAGCCATTGCTAGTGATCCTTTCCCAGATTGTACGACAGGGCCATTGAGCAAATTGGCAGTATGCGACCCATCAAAAGATGTGCTCACTAGGGCCAATTCCCTTGTAGCTGCCATGACGCTGGAGGAAAAGATCAACAACACACAATACCAGTCTCCCGGGGTACCTCGTCTTGGTTTGCCTGCGTATAACTGGTGGAGTGAGGGTCTACACGGTGTCGCCAATTCCCCTGGCGTTCATTTCGAAGCTAGTGGACCCTTCAGCTACGCAACCTCATTCCCATCGCCGATCGGTCTGGGTGCTACATTTGATGACGACCTCGTGAAGCAGATTGCCACTGTGATCAGCACGGAGGGTCGTGCATTTGGCAATACGGGCCACTCCGGCTTCGACTTCTGGACGCCAAACATTAACCCATTCAAAGACCCTCGCTGGGGTCGTGGACAAGAGACTCCTGGGGAAGACGCTTTCCATGTTGCTCGATATGTCTATGCCCTTATCGACGGCCTGCAGAATGGAATTGGACCCGCACACCCAAAAGTTGTTGCGACATGCAAGCACTTCGCTGCGTATGATCTCGAGGACTGGGGAAATGTCACGCGCCATACGTTCGATGCCATCGTCTCCACCCAAGACCTTTCCGAGTATTACTTACCTTCTTTCCGATCATGCGCTCGTGATGCGAAAGTCGACGCGGTGATGTGCAGTTACAATGCCGTCAACGGAGTacccagctgcgccgacTCGTACTTACTCCAGACAATTCTGCGGGATCACTGGAACTGGGAAGCAACGGGTCATTGGGTCACATCAGACTGCGGCGCGATTGACGATATCTACCAAAGTCACAACTATACTGCCACTGGCGCCCAAGCAGCAGCTGTCGCACTAAATGCTGGGACGGACCTCGACTGCGGTTCAGTCTACCCGGATTATCTGAACTCATCTCTTGCACAGAGTCTGACAACGATTCGCGCTCTGGACCAGGCTACGCTCAGAAGGTACTCTTCATTGGTCAAGTTGGGTTACTTTGACCCAGTTAAAGACCAGCTATATGGGTCCTTGGGATGGTCCGACGTTGGGACCCCTGCCGCTCAAGAACTGGCTCAGAGGGCAGCGGTAGAGGGAATGGTACTGCTTAAGAACACCAACACACTTCCATTGGCGGCGAACAAGACGTTGGCTTTGATCGGACCGTATGCAAATGCGACAAGCCAGCTACAGGGAAATTACCAGGGCACCGCCGAATATATCCGGTCGATGATTTGGGGCGCGAAACATGCCGGATACAAAGTCAAGTTCGTGCCAGGCACTGCGATCAATACCACCGACACTTCTGGGTTCGATGCTGCTGTGAGTGCGGCCAAACAAGCCGATATAGTGATTTACGCTGGAGGCCTCGATAACACAATTGAGGCGGAAGGCCATGATCGCATGACAATTAATTGGCCTGGAAACCAGTTGGATCTGGTCCAGAGTCTGGCGCAGGTTGGTAAGCCCTTGGTTGTCGTGCAATTCGGTGGAGGACAACTGGATGACTCGACCCTGCTGTCCAACGATGGCGTCGGGGCATTACTTTGGGCGGGCTATCCGAGTCAAGCTGGCGGTGCGGCTGTGTTCGATATTTTGACAGGACATGAAGCTCCGGCTGGACGACTCCCGGTTACTCAGTATCCGGCGAAATACGTCGACGAGGTGGCTATGACAGACATGTCACTGCGACCCGGAAGTGATAGTGTGGGTCGGACATATCGATGGTACGAAGACGCTGTATTGCCATTCGGTTATGGGCTTCATTACACAAATTTTCACATCTCCTGGCAGAAGAGCAAGCGCGGACCTTACAACACGGATAGCCTTGCTGCACACGCGTCCCAAAAAGCGCCAGTGGATACTGCACACTTCGATACTTTCACTCTCGCCGTCACCAATACCGGAAAAGTTGTGTCTGATTATGTGGCACTGGTGTTCCTGACGACTGACAACGCTGGACCCACGCCATATCCAATCCGGACTTTGGTGGGCTACCAAAGGGCCAAGCAAATTAAGCCTGGGGAGACCCGTAAGGTTGATATCGACGTCACTTTAGGTTCAGTTGCCCGAACTGCAGACAATGGTGACCTGGTGGTATACCCTGGCTCCTATACCCTGCAGGTGGATGTTGGAGGCAAGTATCCAACATCTGGCTTTCAGATTGTTGGAAAGGAGAAAGTGATGGATCAGTTTCCACAGCCCGCAACATAG
- a CDS encoding uncharacterized protein (ID:PFLUO_000568-T1.cds;~source:funannotate), whose protein sequence is MTLSSTSSCTKCKNALAAAKPAALHAPVLVPDAMVRLCKQFNFDSAESCEQNYEASTYGAIWTQVLAFADVEGLDGQYICHSLSSDFCSMPTTSPLDTTGLFPKPKPANPVVPKASGHRVKVLHLSDFHLDSRYAVSSEANCSSSLCCRNDNFNDVSKDQVLLSASAYGSFKCDTPYDLGLAALQAVGPLTGTGKGRDEDVFAWTLYTGDLVSHDPSPQISRAYAEYSETSVYDMFKHYITGPVFAALGNHDTSPANIDSPHSLPGRLGEQQSWNYHHIAGLWQHEGWIDRETVEEADTHYGGYSIKTHYGLRIISFNTDLWYASNYLNFINTTNPDNSGIFAWMIDELQKAEDAGERVWLIGHVLSGWDGTNPLPNPTNLFYQIVDRYSPHVIANIFFGHTHEDQFMIYYAHNGTLQTADTALSTAWVMPSVTPLTNLNSGFRMYEVDTGDFNIYEAYTFTANVSDFPRLDLEHTGPTFGIEYSTRETYGPAAGWNKDAPLNAAFWHRVTEAMEADGRLVTLHNELQGKMSVKSPNCTSDACHKAKVCYMRSGSVALGSQCPQGYGSVQSAFSG, encoded by the exons ATGACCCT ctcctccacaaGCAGCTGCACCAAATGCAAGAATGCCCTCGCTGCAGCGAAGCCCGCAGCTCTGCATGCCCCAGTCCTAGTACCAGATGCCATGGTCCGTCTGTGCAAGCAATTCAATTTTGACTCCGCCGAGTCCTGCGAGCAGAACTATGAAGCGTCGACGTACGGCGCTATCTGGACGCAGGTTCTGGCATTTGCCGATGTCGAGGGTCTGGATGGCCAGTACATCTGCCACTCGCTGAGCAGTGACTTCTGTAGTATGCCCACCACTAGTCCACTGGATACTACGGGGCTATTTCCCAAGCCCAAACCTGCGAATCCCGTTGTCCCCAAAGCGAGCGGCCACCGCGTCAAGGTCCTACATTTGTCCGACTTCCATCTGGACTCGCGGTACGCTGTGAGCTCTGAAGCCAATTGCTCATCGAGTCTATGCTGCCGCAATGATAACTTCAATGACGTCTCTAAGGACCAGGTTCTGCTTTCTGCCTCCGCTTACGGGTCCTTTAAATGCGACACGCCGTATGACTTGGGTCTCGCTGCCTTGCAGGCCGTGGGTCCCTTGACTGGTACGGGCAAGGGCAGAGATGAGGACGTCTTTGCATGGACACTGTATACTGGCGACTTGGTTTCTCACGATCCCTCGCCGCAGATATCGCGTGCCTACGCCGAGTACTCCGAGACCAGTGTCTATGACATGTTCAAGCACTATATAACGGGTCCTGTCTTTGCGGCGCTCGGAAACCATGACACTAGTCCGGCGAATATTGACTCGCCGCACAGTTTGCCTGGTCGGCTAGGGGAGCAGCAGAGCTGGAACTATCATCATATCGCTGGTCTGTGGCAGCATGAGGGGTGGATTGATCGTGAGACTGTAGAGGAGGCAGACACGCATTATGGTGGCTATTCTATCAAGACGCACTATGGGCTTCGAATTATTTCATTCAATACGG ACCTTTGGTACGCCTCCAACTACCTCAACTTCATCAACACAACCAACCCGGACAACTCGGGGATATTTGCCTGGATGATCGATGAACTTCAAAAAGCCGAAGATGCCGGCGAACGAGTCTGGCTAATCGGCCACGTCCTCAGCGGCTGGGACGGGACGAACCCCCTCCCCAACCCGACGAACCTGTTCTACCAAATCGTCGACCGCTACTCCCCCCACGTCATCGCGAACATCTTCTTTGGACACACCCACGAAGACCAGTTCATGATCTACTACGCCCATAATGGCACCCTCCAAACCGCAGACACGGCCCTGTCGACAGCCTGGGTGATGCCCAGCGTGACGCCGCTGACGAACCTCAACAGCGGATTCCGAATGTACGAAGTTGACACAGGCGACTTCAACATCTACGAAGCGTATACCTTCACCGCGAACGTCTCGGACTTCCCGCGCCTAGATCTAGAACACACGGGCCCGACCTTCGGCATCGAGTACTCGACGCGGGAGACGTACGGTCCCGCGGCAGGGTGGAATAAAGATGCGCCTTTGAACGCGGCGTTCTGGCACCGCGTTACAGAAGCTATGGAGGCTGATGGGAGATTGGTTACGCTGCATAATGAGTTACAGGGCAAGATGAGCGTTAAGAGTCCTAATTGTACCAGTGACGCTTGCCATAAGGCGAAGGTTTGCTATATGCGCAGTGGGAGTGTTGCATTGGGGAGTCAGTGTCCGCAAGG GTACGGATCGGTGCAGAGCGCTTTTTCGGGTTAG
- a CDS encoding uncharacterized protein (ID:PFLUO_000569-T1.cds;~source:funannotate), with translation MASHFVSARLIYRAVEPTEDEAFILAMLQDPIAWSNSNAVIAKPQCKKDALKYIQYLEEALLGVLICLPPTEAHEKPIPIGAIALKSVPAGMMHHRFTEIGIDIVKAYQGQGYGSEAINWILEWAFETAGMHRVSVRHFEYNEGAGRLYKRLGFQVEGVIREELWHKGRWWDGFQLGMLSREWTELKQKRETHS, from the exons ATGGCCAGCCATTTCGTCTCCGCCCGCCTCATCTACCGCGCCGTAGAACCCACCGAGGACGAAgccttcatcctcgccatgCTGCAAGACCCAATAGCATGGAGCAATTCCAACGCAGTGATCGCCAAACCGCAGTGCAAGAAGGATGCATTAAAGTACATTCAATATCTGGAAGAAGCGCTCCTCGGGGTCTTAATCTGCTTGCCCCCTACGGAGGCGCATGAGAAGCCCATCCCCATTGGTGCAATTGCTCTAAAGTCGGTGCCCGCGGGGATGATGCATCATCGATTTACAGAGATTGGAATTGACATAG TAAAAGCGTATCAAGGCCAAGGTTACGGCAGCGAGGCGATTAACTGGATCCTTGAATGGGCTTTTGAGACCGCTGGGATGCACAGAGTGAGCGTTCGGCATTTTGAGTATAACGAAGGCGCGGGAAGACTGTATAAGCGACTAGGCTTCCAGGTCGAGGGCGTGATTAGGGAGGAGTTGTGGCATAAGGGTCGATGGTGGGATGGCTTCCAGCTAGGCATGCTTTCGCGGGAGTGGACGGAGCTGAAACAGAAACGGGAGACGCACAGCTGA
- a CDS encoding uncharacterized protein (ID:PFLUO_000570-T1.cds;~source:funannotate): MALRAVQLGLRAWEFLWTLLIMALVGNMIAEAFAGNPSSVNYVMFVSAFSMFTLFYLVPASFNADWAVHPIIMVAVDALNCVFFFCAAIALAAKLTGNSCGNKSFTLHNEITNGSHDREKRCREAQASTAFLWFAWAGYMASVIISVFMMRSVGNVRGGRAGGGRRRPNMAQV, translated from the exons ATGGCTCTGCGCGCTGTTCAACTCGGCCTGCGGGCGTGGGAG TTCCTATGGACCCTCCTCATCATGGCCCTGGTCGGTAACATGATCGCCGAAGCCTTCGCCGGCAATCCGTCCTCGGTCAACTACGTCATGTTCGTGTCGGCGTTCTCGATGTTCACGCTGTTCTACCTGGTGCCGGCTTCGTTCAACGCCGACTGGGCCGTGCACCCAATCATCATGGTCGCCGTCGACGCGCTCAACTGCgtgttcttcttctgcgcTGCCATCGCCCTGGCCGCGAAGCTGACTGGCAACTCATGCGGCAACAAA TCGTTCACCCTGCACAACGAGATCACGAATGGCTCCCACGACCGAGAGAAGCGCTGTCGCGAGGCCCAGGCGTCCACGGCTTTCCTCTGGTTCGCCTGGGCGGGCTACATGGCTTCCGTCATCATATCCGTCTTCATGATGCGCTCGGTGGGCAACGTGCGCGGCGGCcgcgctggtggtggccgcAGACGGCCCAACATGGCTCAGGTTTAA
- a CDS encoding uncharacterized protein (ID:PFLUO_000571-T1.cds;~source:funannotate) produces the protein MAASALLKSRVRRPSYLEKLMKAEDLVHHFPHGSYIGWSGFTGVGYPKKVPAALADHVQKNSLQGKLKYSLFVGASSGAETETRWAELDMIERRSPHQVGKAISKGINEGRIKFFDKHLSMFPSDLIYGYYTLNKAQPKLDVAVIEASAITEDGGIVPTASVGASPEIVQMAEKVIIEVNTSIPSFEGLHDIASFNDLPPNRKPYLITKPEDRIGTTYIPVDPEKVIAIVESDSSDQTSPNSPEDDTSRAIASNLLEFLKHEVNHGRLPKSLLPIQSGIGNIANAVVGGLSKGDTGADFTHLKVWTEVLQDTFLDLFDSGRLDFATATSVRFSPEGFNRFYNNWERYADKILLRSQQISNSPEIIRRLGCISMNTPIEVDIYAHANSTCVMGSRMLNGLGGSADFLRNAKYSIMHTPSTRASKTDPEGVSCIVPFATHVDQTEHDLDVIVTEQGLADVRGLSPRERARLIIRQCAHSDYQPILSDYLDRAEFECLKKGMGHEPHLLFEAFKMHKNLQEKGTMKIDSWL, from the exons ATGGCCGCGTCAGCCCTTTTGAAAAGCCGAGTGCGAAGACCCTCCTATTTGGAAAAACTTATGAAAGCAGAGGACCTGGTCCATCATTTCCCGCATGGCTCGTATATCGGCTGGTCTGGTTTCACCGGCGTTGGCTATCCCAA AAAAGTTCCTGCTGCTCTTGCAGACCATGTGCAAAAGAATAGCTTGCAAGGAAAGCTCAAGTACTCTCTTTTCGTGGGCGCTTCCTCTGGCGCCGAGACAGAAACCCGCTGGGCCGAGTTGGATATGATTGAACGGCGCAGCCCACACCAAGTGGGAAAAGCAATCTCCAAAGGGATCAATGAAGGAAGAATCAAGTTCTTTGATAAACATCTGAGCATGTTTCCCTCGGATTTGATCTAT GGCTATTATACTCTGAATAAAGCCCAACCGAAACTAGACGTGGCTGTTATTGAGGCATCAGCTATAACAGAGGACGGTGGGATCGTTCCGACCGCATCAGTCGGGGCTTCACCGGAGATTGTACAAATGGCCGAAAAGGTGATCATTGAGGTCAACACCTCGATTCCATCTTTTGAAGGCTTACATGATATCGCGAGCTTCAATGATCTCCCGCCTAACAGGAAACCATACCTGATCACAAAACCGGAAGATCGCATCGGCACTACTTATATTCCTGTGGATCCGGAGAAAGTGATCGCGATAGTTGAATCCGATTCCTCGGATCAAACAAGCCCGAACTCACCAGAAGACGACACCTCCCGAGCAATTGCTAGCAATCTGCTTGAATTCCTCAAGCACGAAGTCAATCACGGACGACTACCGAAGAGTCTACTACCCATCCAATCCGGCATCGGTAACATTGCCAACGCGGTAGTCGGCGGCTTGAGCAAAGGCGACACAGGCGCAGACTTCACGCACTTGAAGGTATGGACCGAAGTGCTCCAAGATACATTCCTCGATCTGTTCGACAGCGGCCGTCTAGATTTCGCAACCGCCACTTCCGTGCGCTTCTCTCCCGAGGGGTTCAATCGCTTCTATAATAACTGGGAGCGCTACGCCGACAAGATCCTCCTTCGCTCCCAGCAGATCTCCAATTCTCCCGAAATCATTCGCCGCTTGGGATGCATTAGCATGAACACGCCTATCGAAGTAGATATCTACGCCCACGCGAACAGCACCTGCGTGATGGGTTCACGCATGCTTAACGGTCTAGGCGGTTCAGCCGATTTCCTTCGCAACGCCAAATACAGCATCATGCACACCCCCAGCACGCGGGCTAGCAAGACCGATCCCGAGGGTGTGAGCTGTATAGTGCCCTTCGCTACGCATGTGGACCAGACCGAGCATGATTTGGACGTTATCGTCACCGAGCAGGGTCTTGCGGATGTTCGTGGTCTCTCACCTCGCGAGCGTGCGCGTCTTATCATCAGGCAGTGCGCTCACTCGGACTACCAGCCTATTCTGAGTGACTACCTCGATCGGGCGGAATTTGAGTGTCTGAAGAAAGGCATGGGACACGAGCCGCATCTGCTTTTTGAGGCGTTCAAGATGCATAAGAACCTTCAGGAGAAGGGGACGATGAAAATTGATTCTTGGCTGTAG
- a CDS encoding uncharacterized protein (ID:PFLUO_000572-T1.cds;~source:funannotate) — MNAPEYDIDTLPPYSARDPHPAALSTTTTSANSGRPAANPPASYHIYRGSFGSYKIFKDNVAQKFRVDVHKIRQPNLIVRRETQQLTGSEIAHVKFSEMSDNCDIGMFREPGVKHSIAWMRMTGGRRMPAVVPLLDANGAVIANTSARRQFVWKGTTILTLEDEESGMVAAVVHEIANLPSKLATVEILVPFGEPFFILVFTAYLALYEHLRMNDKAPSGYGARRHVARHHAAGHHAAFQGGGFAGFAAGGIGGGGA; from the coding sequence ATGAACGCACCAGAATACGATATTGACACCCTACCACCATACTCAGCTCGGGACCCCCATCCTGCGGCCCTgtcaacaaccaccaccagcgctAACAGTGGCAGACCGGCCGCTAACCCTCCGGCCAGCTACCACATCTACCGCGGATCATTCGGCAGCTATAAGATCTTTAAAGACAATGTCGCACAGAAATTCCGCGTCGACGTGCACAAGATCCGACAGCCGAACCTGATCGTCCGCCGCGAAACCCAACAGCTGACGGGCTCCGAGATCGCGCATGTAAAGTTCTCGGAGATGAGCGACAACTGCGATATCGGCATGTTTCGCGAGCCCGGCGTCAAGCATTCCATCGCCTGGATGCGCATGACCGGCGGGCGGCGCATGCCCGCTGTGGTACCGCTCCTGGACGCCAACGGCGCGGTGATTGCCAACACCAGTGCCCGGAGACAGTTTGTCTGGAAGGGTACTACTATTCTGAcgctggaagatgaggagagTGGCATGGTCGCTGCTGTTGTTCATGAGATAGCTAACCTCCCGTCGAAACTCGCTACTGTCGAGATCCTTGTACCGTTCGGCGAGCCGTTCTTTATCTTGGTGTTTACGGCCTATCTCGCTCTGTACGAGCATTTGCGGATGAATGACAAAGCCCCTTCTGGGTACGGTGCCAGGCGCCATGTTGCTAGGCACCATGCTGCTGGGCACCATGCGGCGTTTCAGGGGGGAGGCTTTGCTGGGTTCGCTGCgggaggcattggaggcggaggtgctTGA
- a CDS encoding uncharacterized protein (ID:PFLUO_000573-T1.cds;~source:funannotate) produces the protein MPVNYLILLSRQGKVRLAKWFTTLSPKEKAKIIKDVTQLVLSRRTRMCNFLEYKDSKVVYRRYASLFFIAGCASTDNELITLEIVHRYVEQMDKYYGNVCELDIIFNFQKAYFILDELLLAGEMQESSKKNVLRCISQQDSLEDMEFLPLPEFEDITSSLNFQTADCHIVGGCDLYTTKAARSDRKLYKNIEQSLEAQYESVLRISASLSPPNASDAAATLNLSRSSPFGPLSEHSSRRTFAYLIATLNASHPDYDFSHVLRPSDFRRERHLKRVMNTVDSTLSNLRPRETIDLSPSSPPAILSESYNGGASPAWGPRMWRIMDDQMSLGECSVYSYSPEEDPSVADDGAIWSLHYFFFNPMRKRVCYMYLRAIPILSHTPPDEAATTPTGKRTFDDGYLTPDLGSSKRARYWLGDRADSTFQSSDSEDGDEEDMAHSSTTAHAVVDDYDHYMLSDEEVRSRSGSKGTVRAVSEEIADSMEV, from the exons atgcctgTTAA CTAcctcatcctgctctccCGACAGGGCAAAGTG cGTCTCGCCAAGTGGTTCACCACTCTGTCCCCCAAGGAAAAGgccaagatcatcaaggatGTGACCCAGCTGGTGCTATCTCGCCGGACTCGCATGTGCAATTTCCTCGAATACAAGG ACTCCAAAGTCGTCTACCGTCGCTATgcctccctcttcttcatcgccgGCTGTGCCTCCACCGATAACGAACTGATCACCCTCGAGATCGTGCACCGCTACGTCGAGCAAATGGACAAATACTACGGCAACGTGTGCGAATTggacatcatcttcaattTCCAAAAGGCATACTTCATTCTGGACGAGCTGCTACTCGCGGGCGAGATGCAGGagagcagcaagaagaaTGTACTTCGCTGCATTAGCCAACAGGACAGcctggaggacatggag TTCCTGCCACTCCCAGAGTTTGAGGATATCACGAGCTCTCTCAATTTCCAAACGGCCGACTGTCATATCGTGGGTGGATGCGACCTGTACACAACGAAAGCAGCGCGCTCCGATCGCAAGCTGTACAAGAACATCGAACAGTCGCTCGAAGCCCAATACGAATCGGTCCTGCGAATATCCGCCTCCTTATCCCCTCCAAACGCGTCCGATGCCGCCGCGACATTGAATCTCTCACGGTCAAGTCCATTTGGCCCCCTGAGTGAACATTCAAGTCGTCGCACGTTTGCCTACCTGATCGCCACGCTCAACGCAAGCCATCCAGATTATGACTTCTCACATGTGCTGCGCCCGAGTGATTTCCGTCGCGAGCGACATTTGAAACGGGTGATGAATACGGTCGATTCCACACTGTCCAATCTACGGCCCCGCGAGACCATCGATCTCTCCCCTTCATCGCCCCCAGCGATCCTCAGTGAATCATACAACGGGGGCGCATCTCCGGCATGGGGCCCACGGATGTGGCGGATCATGGACGACCAGATGTCGCTTGGAGAATGCTCCGTCTACTCGTATTCACCCGAGGAAGACCCCTCGGTTGCGGACGACGGCGCAATCTGGAGCCTGCACTACTTCTTTTTCAACCCCATGCGCAAGCGTGTCTGCTACATGTATCTGCGCGCGATCCCAATTCTGAGCCACACGCCCCCAGATGAGGCTGCCACGACGCCCACAGGGAAGCGGACGTTTGACGACGGCTACCTGACCCCTGATCTGGGATCGAGCAAGCGCGCACGGTATTGGCTGGGTGATCGCGCGGATTCAACATTCCAATccagcgacagcgaggacggtgatgaggaagatATGGCCCATTCCTCGACGACGGCACACGCCGTCGTGGACGATTATGACCACTACATGCTTAGTGATGAAGAGGTTCGCTCCCGGTCTGGCAGTAAGGGTACGGTGCGGGCTGTGAgcgaggagattgccgaTTCCATGGAGGTCTGA